In the genome of Atribacterota bacterium, one region contains:
- a CDS encoding tetratricopeptide repeat protein has product MKRCLALGMVVILVFLTGCLGNVKKGSIEGEVWGGNGPLTGALVEAGGVKAITDSEGHFRLEDVPAGQTFVFFSADSYVGAFRQVSVSPDETVFLSVITLLPQSERTLKEYVFLLYESGLYERALREAEVFLVLYPSSRDVFDIRFVKGASLFELDRYFEAVSVLESVTSSASDFADDAQYLIAKSFGEGLKDYWKAIVEYQRFVEQYSQSELLGNAYYEMGDCYYIVGEYTKALSAYENAVNQGGEAGRKALYSMAHCLYKLEFYNRAASRFLEYVEKYPDTDLSDDAQYFAGASFYKASRFSEALSSFETCITRYPQGKWYNGILIAPAALFHKGLCLEKLGRYLEAYEVYLGIVRDYPGAKWADGSSLIQSVYFRINWLKQNFL; this is encoded by the coding sequence ATGAAAAGGTGTCTTGCTCTGGGGATGGTGGTCATTCTGGTCTTTTTGACCGGTTGCTTGGGGAATGTCAAGAAGGGGTCGATAGAAGGGGAAGTGTGGGGAGGTAATGGCCCTCTTACGGGAGCCCTGGTTGAAGCAGGGGGTGTAAAAGCGATTACGGACAGTGAGGGACATTTTCGCCTTGAGGACGTTCCAGCGGGGCAGACTTTTGTCTTTTTCTCGGCTGATTCGTATGTGGGTGCGTTTCGACAGGTGTCTGTCTCTCCAGATGAAACGGTTTTTCTTTCAGTGATTACGCTCCTTCCTCAATCCGAAAGGACTTTAAAGGAATATGTTTTTCTTCTCTATGAAAGTGGATTGTATGAGCGGGCACTTCGGGAAGCCGAGGTATTCCTTGTTTTGTATCCTTCAAGTCGTGATGTGTTTGATATCAGGTTTGTCAAGGGTGCTTCGCTTTTTGAGCTTGACCGGTATTTTGAAGCGGTTTCAGTCCTTGAATCTGTTACATCCTCTGCGAGTGACTTTGCCGATGACGCTCAGTACCTGATTGCCAAAAGTTTTGGGGAGGGGCTGAAAGATTACTGGAAGGCTATTGTAGAATACCAGCGTTTTGTGGAGCAATATTCCCAGAGCGAACTTTTGGGGAATGCGTATTATGAAATGGGGGATTGTTACTACATTGTGGGTGAATACACCAAAGCCCTTTCTGCTTATGAAAATGCCGTCAATCAGGGTGGTGAAGCGGGTCGAAAAGCACTGTATTCCATGGCTCATTGCCTTTATAAGCTGGAATTCTATAACCGGGCAGCCAGCCGGTTTTTAGAGTACGTGGAAAAATATCCTGATACTGACCTTTCTGATGACGCCCAGTACTTTGCTGGTGCTTCGTTTTATAAAGCATCCCGTTTTTCGGAAGCGCTATCGTCCTTTGAAACCTGTATCACCCGGTATCCCCAGGGGAAATGGTATAATGGCATACTCATTGCTCCTGCGGCCCTTTTCCATAAAGGTCTGTGCTTGGAAAAGTTAGGACGGTACCTGGAAGCCTATGAGGTCTATTTGGGTATTGTCCGGGATTATCCGGGTGCTAAATGGGCGGATGGATCATCTTTGATTCAGAGCGTCTATTTTCGCATTAACTGGCTGAAACAAAACTTCCTGTAA
- a CDS encoding sigma-70 family RNA polymerase sigma factor produces the protein MYPQEDREIVQEVLNGKKELFALLVHRYEDKIFNYIYYMVKQKEEAEDLAQTTFVKAFFSLRQYNHAYEFSTWIYTIARNVCLDYFRKRKRGDVDLSLNFAVSEDGDTEMGELIEEEHSPDPLRTVLNEELREKIEKAIERLPLNLREIVVLRHLEDCSYEEIAQIMDLPVGTVKSCLHRARKKLKEWLEGYLE, from the coding sequence ATGTATCCTCAAGAAGATCGGGAAATTGTTCAAGAAGTCCTAAACGGGAAAAAAGAACTCTTTGCGCTCCTTGTGCATCGTTACGAAGATAAAATTTTCAATTATATTTACTATATGGTCAAGCAGAAAGAAGAAGCCGAGGACCTGGCACAAACTACCTTTGTCAAAGCGTTTTTCTCCTTGCGTCAATACAATCACGCTTACGAATTTTCCACCTGGATTTATACCATTGCCCGAAATGTGTGCCTTGATTACTTCCGAAAGCGAAAAAGGGGAGATGTGGACCTGTCGCTCAATTTTGCCGTCAGTGAAGACGGGGATACGGAAATGGGGGAGTTAATCGAAGAAGAGCATTCTCCGGATCCGCTTCGGACCGTTCTGAATGAAGAGCTTCGGGAAAAAATTGAAAAGGCCATTGAGCGCCTTCCTTTGAACCTTCGAGAAATCGTTGTTTTACGGCATCTGGAAGACTGTTCGTACGAGGAAATTGCCCAGATTATGGATTTGCCAGTGGGGACGGTAAAATCGTGTCTTCATCGAGCAAGGAAAAAGCTGAAGGAATGGTTGGAAGGATATCTGGAGTGA